A DNA window from Gillisia sp. Hel1_33_143 contains the following coding sequences:
- a CDS encoding rhodanese-like domain-containing protein, which produces MEIEEMIKDHCGTIIDVRTAAEFIGGSVVGAINIPLNEIPLRMEEIKELEKPLILCCRSGNRSGQAQQYISKNDIECYNAGSWLDVNFYLSQTD; this is translated from the coding sequence ATGGAAATAGAAGAAATGATTAAAGATCATTGCGGGACGATTATAGATGTAAGAACCGCTGCAGAATTTATTGGAGGTAGTGTAGTAGGAGCTATAAATATTCCGCTTAATGAAATACCTTTAAGAATGGAGGAAATTAAAGAATTAGAAAAACCTTTAATTTTATGCTGTAGATCTGGAAATAGAAGCGGACAAGCTCAGCAATACATCTCTAAAAATGATATTGAATGTTATAATGCCGGCTCGTGGCTGGATGTAAATTTCTATTTATCACAAACCGATTGA